Proteins from a single region of Limosilactobacillus fermentum:
- the dtd gene encoding D-aminoacyl-tRNA deacylase produces MRVVLQRVKEASVTIEGQVVGQIGQGYLLLVGFGPDDTEETLDYMVHKITNLRVFESEPGKMNLGLKDVDGAILSVSQFTLYADVKHGNRPGFSNAAKPSLAEPLYQRFNEKLAATGIPVATGQFGADMQVALVNDGPVTIWYEK; encoded by the coding sequence ATGCGTGTAGTATTGCAACGGGTTAAGGAAGCAAGCGTCACCATCGAAGGGCAAGTCGTCGGCCAAATTGGTCAGGGCTACTTGCTGTTGGTCGGCTTTGGTCCCGATGACACCGAAGAGACGCTCGATTACATGGTCCACAAGATTACCAACCTGCGGGTCTTTGAGAGCGAACCGGGCAAGATGAACCTGGGCTTAAAGGACGTTGACGGCGCTATCTTGTCGGTCTCGCAGTTTACCCTGTACGCCGACGTTAAGCACGGCAACCGGCCGGGCTTTTCCAACGCCGCCAAACCATCCTTAGCCGAACCCCTCTACCAGCGCTTTAACGAAAAACTGGCCGCCACCGGGATCCCGGTGGCGACCGGGCAGTTCGGCGCCGATATGCAGGTGGCCCTGGTCAACGATGGGCCGGTGACGATTTGGTATGAGAAGTAA
- a CDS encoding trans-sulfuration enzyme family protein → MTKQPQSIDTIAAQAGSHEDRGGAVSFPLYFSSNYRHESLAEAKAFDPTTGYSYSRLATPNRRLLEETLAKLEGGQFGFALSSGMAAIQLALSILKTGDQLISLDDLYGGDFRYFRYLATHAGINFAQWNGERIDDLLAMIEPNTRLIWLETPSNPTMKELDIAAIASRVHATRPDILVAVDNTFLTPVYQRPLTLGADIVVHSATKYLSGHNDLLGGVLVCKDKDLADEYFDYYITTGDTLAAFDSWLLLRSLKTLGVRMRQHTAGAQAVVAYLKQSSAVTKVLYPGKGGMVSFYLRDEATVERLLNHVSVITFAESLGGVESLITLPYYQTHADVEEKQRERLGITPTLLRLSVGLEDPADLIVDLQQALGEG, encoded by the coding sequence ATGACCAAACAACCGCAATCAATTGATACCATTGCCGCCCAAGCGGGGAGCCATGAGGATCGGGGCGGTGCCGTTTCATTCCCCCTCTACTTTTCGTCTAATTACCGCCACGAAAGCCTAGCGGAGGCCAAGGCCTTTGACCCGACGACTGGCTACTCCTACTCGCGGCTGGCGACCCCCAACCGGCGCCTGCTAGAAGAGACCCTCGCCAAGTTAGAAGGGGGCCAGTTTGGCTTTGCCCTGAGCTCGGGGATGGCGGCGATCCAGTTGGCGCTGAGCATCTTAAAGACCGGCGACCAGTTGATTTCTTTAGACGACCTGTACGGCGGCGATTTCCGCTACTTTCGTTACTTGGCGACCCACGCCGGGATCAACTTCGCCCAGTGGAACGGGGAGCGAATTGACGATTTGCTTGCCATGATTGAGCCGAATACCCGCCTGATTTGGCTAGAAACGCCGTCTAACCCGACGATGAAGGAGCTCGACATCGCGGCGATTGCCAGCCGGGTTCACGCCACCCGCCCCGATATTTTGGTCGCCGTGGATAACACCTTTTTGACCCCGGTCTATCAGCGCCCACTCACCCTGGGCGCCGACATCGTCGTTCACTCGGCGACCAAGTACCTGTCGGGGCACAACGACCTCCTGGGCGGGGTGCTGGTCTGTAAGGACAAGGACTTGGCCGATGAATACTTTGACTACTACATCACAACCGGCGACACCCTGGCGGCCTTTGACTCCTGGCTCTTGTTACGCAGCCTGAAGACGCTCGGGGTCCGGATGCGCCAACACACGGCCGGGGCCCAAGCGGTGGTGGCTTATTTAAAGCAAAGCTCCGCCGTTACTAAGGTCCTTTACCCGGGCAAGGGCGGGATGGTCTCCTTTTACCTGAGGGATGAGGCGACCGTCGAACGGCTCCTCAACCACGTTTCGGTGATCACCTTTGCCGAAAGTCTGGGCGGGGTCGAAAGTTTGATCACCCTGCCGTACTACCAGACCCACGCCGACGTCGAGGAAAAGCAACGGGAACGGCTGGGTATCACCCCAACCTTACTCCGTTTATCGGTCGGCTTAGAGGACCCGGCGGACTTGATCGTCGACCTCCAGCAGGCCTTGGGGGAAGGTTAG
- a CDS encoding amino acid ABC transporter ATP-binding protein translates to MLLTIKNLQKQFNQRAILKGIDFHVEKGEVVVVIGPSGSGKTTLLRNLNFLEHADQGTMQFLDQTIDLAKPTKEQQQWVRRHTAMVFQNYNLFKNKTAVQNIAEGLIYGQGIERGEAVKKAQVALTKLGLGERADYYPSQLSGGQQQRIGIARATVLKPKIILFDEPTSALDPELVGAVLNDMRRLADEGQTMVVVTHQMSFARNVASRVVFFADGKILESGTPEQIFDHPQHERTRQFLASLAENY, encoded by the coding sequence ATGTTACTGACAATAAAAAATTTACAAAAGCAATTTAATCAACGAGCAATCCTGAAGGGAATTGATTTTCACGTTGAAAAAGGGGAAGTCGTGGTCGTGATTGGTCCCTCCGGTTCGGGGAAAACCACGCTCTTACGTAATTTGAACTTCCTTGAGCACGCTGACCAAGGGACAATGCAGTTTTTGGACCAAACGATTGATCTGGCAAAGCCCACTAAGGAACAGCAACAATGGGTACGCCGCCACACGGCGATGGTCTTTCAAAATTATAACCTGTTTAAAAACAAGACCGCCGTTCAAAACATTGCTGAAGGGCTAATTTATGGTCAGGGGATTGAAAGAGGAGAAGCGGTAAAAAAAGCACAAGTGGCTCTTACCAAATTGGGACTCGGTGAGCGAGCTGACTACTATCCGTCGCAGTTATCTGGCGGTCAACAGCAACGGATTGGAATCGCCCGAGCCACGGTTTTAAAGCCCAAAATTATCCTCTTCGATGAACCAACGTCTGCTTTGGACCCGGAACTAGTGGGAGCGGTCTTAAACGATATGCGTCGCCTAGCCGATGAAGGGCAAACGATGGTGGTGGTTACCCACCAAATGTCTTTTGCGCGTAACGTTGCTAGCCGGGTGGTCTTCTTCGCTGATGGGAAGATCTTAGAATCCGGGACTCCGGAACAGATCTTTGACCACCCTCAACACGAACGGACCCGACAGTTCTTAGCCTCGTTAGCGGAAAACTATTAG
- a CDS encoding trans-sulfuration enzyme family protein, whose translation MTKLDTQLVHGPDVNDNCTGAVTTPIYKATTFEYPKIGAPVTYDYSRSGNPTRQAVENQLATLEGGQRAFTFTSGMAAIHAALAIFKAGDHLIVGDQIYGGTFRLLYQFFARWGLEITAVDTRDPQAIEAAIQDNTKAIYFEPVTNPLLQVTSVRQVAVIAKQHGLLTIVDNTFLSPYLLKPLELGADLVIHSATKYLAGHSELSAGAVIVNDPRLADRVYFVQNALGGILSPEGANELARGIKTLGIRLDRQIENLVEVVKFLETRPEVQRVYYPGLPGHEGYEELRQEAKGAGAVLSFELSGAVDPVAFVNGLRLFTRAVSLGAVESLVELPSKMSHAELTSEEQLAAGIKPGLIRLAIGIEDVTDLIEDLAQALDQAELVTTKGSVEDDQTTAIN comes from the coding sequence ATGACTAAACTTGATACCCAGCTGGTGCACGGGCCAGACGTTAATGACAACTGTACCGGCGCCGTGACCACGCCGATTTACAAGGCAACAACCTTTGAATACCCCAAAATTGGGGCGCCGGTGACCTACGATTACTCGCGCTCGGGGAACCCGACCCGCCAGGCGGTCGAAAATCAACTGGCGACCTTGGAAGGGGGCCAGCGGGCCTTCACCTTTACCTCCGGGATGGCCGCTATCCACGCCGCCTTGGCGATCTTTAAGGCCGGCGACCACCTGATCGTGGGTGACCAAATTTACGGCGGCACCTTCCGCTTGCTTTACCAATTTTTCGCCCGCTGGGGGCTTGAAATCACGGCGGTCGACACCCGCGACCCGCAAGCCATTGAGGCCGCCATCCAGGACAACACCAAGGCAATTTACTTTGAACCGGTTACCAACCCCTTGTTGCAGGTGACCTCGGTACGCCAGGTGGCCGTGATTGCCAAGCAACACGGGCTCCTGACGATCGTCGATAACACCTTTTTGAGCCCCTACCTCTTAAAGCCACTAGAGCTGGGCGCCGATCTGGTCATCCATTCGGCGACTAAGTACTTAGCCGGGCACTCGGAACTCTCGGCCGGGGCCGTGATCGTCAACGATCCGCGCTTAGCCGACCGGGTTTACTTCGTCCAAAACGCCCTCGGCGGGATTTTGTCGCCGGAGGGGGCCAACGAACTGGCCCGCGGGATCAAGACACTCGGGATCCGCTTGGACCGCCAAATTGAAAACCTGGTGGAAGTCGTGAAGTTCCTGGAAACCCGGCCGGAAGTCCAGCGGGTGTACTACCCGGGGTTGCCGGGCCACGAGGGTTACGAAGAATTGCGCCAGGAGGCCAAGGGGGCCGGGGCGGTGCTCTCCTTTGAGCTAAGCGGGGCGGTCGACCCGGTCGCCTTCGTCAACGGCCTGCGCCTCTTCACCCGCGCCGTTAGCCTCGGGGCCGTCGAGAGCCTGGTCGAGTTGCCCAGCAAGATGAGCCACGCCGAATTAACGTCCGAAGAACAGTTGGCGGCCGGGATTAAACCGGGGCTGATCCGGTTGGCGATCGGGATCGAAGACGTGACCGACCTGATTGAAGACCTCGCCCAGGCGCTGGACCAAGCCGAACTAGTGACTACCAAAGGAAGTGTTGAAGATGACCAAACAACCGCAATCAATTGA
- a CDS encoding transcriptional regulator: MTDYQTIRKLIHRLREADTKWQVTAQREMAERYREVLPEPVWQRLRSNHFNHAELELLDLVAAAGKRGIAYQEVQAEVLYSQSLVSRYTNRLAELGLLVKEHPEYDQKAYQLTVTPAGERMAVLHAELHRQESKFFDQRLTRWSPEEVATTIAVLKSLTREK, encoded by the coding sequence ATGACCGATTACCAAACGATTCGCAAATTGATACACCGGCTGCGCGAGGCCGATACCAAGTGGCAGGTGACGGCCCAACGGGAAATGGCCGAGCGCTACCGGGAGGTGTTGCCGGAGCCGGTTTGGCAACGGCTACGTTCGAACCACTTTAACCACGCCGAATTAGAGCTCCTCGACTTGGTTGCCGCCGCTGGCAAACGGGGGATTGCCTACCAGGAAGTTCAAGCCGAGGTCTTGTACTCCCAGAGCCTGGTGTCGCGTTACACCAACCGGCTGGCCGAGCTAGGGCTCTTGGTCAAGGAGCACCCGGAATACGACCAGAAGGCCTACCAACTGACGGTGACGCCGGCCGGGGAAAGAATGGCCGTCCTTCACGCCGAGTTGCACCGCCAGGAAAGCAAGTTCTTTGACCAACGTCTCACCAGATGGTCACCAGAGGAGGTCGCGACAACGATCGCGGTCTTAAAGAGTTTGACCAGGGAAAAATAA
- a CDS encoding uroporphyrinogen decarboxylase family protein has product MSLPREEVLKAFHNQEVEHVPVSFWRHFAENEFGDVYQDPTIRDANIEGHKQYVKDLDFDFSKTMLDGYFPYPFRGVENPRDLDDLANLVPLEEDDPWIQDQVALAKEQNQIVGDLPTFITVFSPLILLKWAQIDHTKESILTSDVKFADLYEKNPERVEQVLQVIAVDQGKVVRALKKGTEVDGIYYSTQSIQDPREDNLEFFKKVMEPIDLIVQEEINRNFDLNILHVCGFAGAYNHLEWFTNYPLQVINWATLTDGVPLGEGKKLFGDRPVLGGFDNSIKGLLYTGTKEEIQQNVRNLIDEAGKKGVILGADCTVPRDTPYDHLQWVIEAARDY; this is encoded by the coding sequence ATGAGTTTACCAAGAGAAGAAGTTCTAAAAGCTTTTCACAACCAAGAAGTTGAACACGTGCCGGTTTCATTTTGGCGTCACTTTGCGGAGAACGAATTTGGTGATGTGTACCAAGACCCCACAATTCGCGATGCCAACATTGAGGGGCACAAGCAGTATGTCAAGGACTTGGACTTTGATTTTTCTAAAACCATGTTAGATGGCTACTTCCCGTACCCGTTCCGGGGGGTTGAAAATCCACGGGATTTGGATGACTTAGCTAACTTGGTCCCGCTTGAAGAGGACGATCCTTGGATCCAAGACCAAGTGGCCTTAGCTAAGGAGCAAAACCAAATTGTTGGCGACCTACCAACCTTTATCACCGTTTTTTCGCCCCTCATTTTACTTAAGTGGGCGCAAATCGATCACACTAAGGAGTCCATTCTTACTTCTGATGTTAAATTTGCCGACCTTTACGAAAAAAATCCAGAGCGAGTTGAACAAGTCCTGCAAGTGATTGCCGTAGACCAAGGAAAGGTCGTTCGGGCCTTGAAGAAGGGGACGGAGGTTGATGGGATCTACTACAGTACTCAATCAATCCAAGATCCGCGGGAAGATAACTTAGAATTCTTTAAAAAGGTGATGGAGCCCATTGACCTCATTGTCCAAGAAGAAATCAACCGTAACTTTGACTTAAACATCCTGCACGTCTGCGGCTTTGCCGGAGCATACAACCACCTTGAATGGTTTACTAATTACCCACTTCAAGTAATCAACTGGGCGACTTTAACCGACGGGGTGCCCCTAGGAGAAGGAAAGAAACTGTTTGGTGATCGCCCTGTCCTAGGTGGGTTTGATAATTCGATAAAGGGCCTTTTATACACCGGAACAAAAGAGGAGATCCAACAAAACGTTCGGAACTTAATTGATGAGGCGGGGAAGAAGGGTGTCATCCTAGGAGCCGATTGCACGGTTCCCAGGGATACCCCATATGATCACTTACAATGGGTGATCGAAGCTGCACGTGATTACTAG
- a CDS encoding transporter substrate-binding domain-containing protein — protein sequence MKLKNIILTFAVTGLASLGLATTSHAATTVTVAAPNGNSVYVTNTDKGPGGYLGALIKKIDQDLPQYKFKTTFTSQNAVFAGLQSGKYDVALNNSWYNKERFANYYHTRAIGLDDLRLVYRKGGKSANSLAEVAKKNLKLVPVSTDDARYSVIENYNKSHPKNKINLKAIGDQSSADALKEVADGQYDVAIYPYPSYKQIANTAEGKKLTVSKSIGQESPYLLLHKSAKNKKLTEVLNKEIKKLYEDGYLQKLTKKYLYEDTFKLPGAKKNYNAEFNK from the coding sequence ATGAAACTCAAAAACATTATTTTAACCTTCGCCGTCACAGGGCTAGCCTCACTGGGACTTGCCACGACTAGTCACGCTGCTACAACCGTGACTGTTGCTGCCCCGAACGGAAACTCTGTTTACGTTACGAACACTGATAAGGGGCCTGGTGGCTACCTAGGAGCTCTAATCAAAAAGATCGACCAGGACTTACCGCAATACAAGTTTAAGACGACCTTTACTTCACAAAATGCAGTCTTTGCAGGTTTGCAATCCGGGAAGTATGATGTGGCTTTAAATAATTCTTGGTACAACAAGGAACGGTTTGCTAATTACTACCACACCCGGGCGATTGGGTTAGATGATTTGCGTTTGGTTTACCGTAAGGGTGGTAAGAGCGCTAACTCACTTGCTGAAGTGGCGAAGAAAAACCTCAAGTTAGTGCCTGTTTCGACTGATGACGCTCGGTACAGTGTGATTGAAAACTACAATAAGAGTCATCCAAAGAACAAGATTAACCTAAAGGCGATTGGTGATCAGTCATCAGCTGACGCTTTAAAGGAAGTCGCCGATGGTCAATACGACGTTGCCATCTACCCTTATCCTTCTTACAAGCAGATTGCCAACACTGCGGAAGGGAAGAAATTGACGGTTTCTAAGTCAATTGGGCAGGAAAGTCCGTACCTGTTGCTACACAAGTCAGCAAAGAATAAGAAGTTGACGGAAGTTTTGAACAAGGAAATCAAGAAGTTGTACGAAGATGGTTACCTGCAAAAGTTAACTAAGAAGTACCTCTATGAAGATACCTTCAAGCTTCCTGGAGCGAAGAAGAACTACAACGCCGAATTTAATAAGTAG
- a CDS encoding amino acid ABC transporter permease — protein MTITKIMSVILRGFPVTLTLLLVSFILASLLGVALGWLYLRKNGLLSGLARVYLGIVRGTPPLLMLLLSYYGLPALLKGVGINIDGWSKMTFGIIGLMVGWSAYLAEAFRSAYLAVDQGQLEAALAVGITPRRAFFRIIVPQAALIALPNIENLFIGLVKGTSLVYVLGLYDMYNEASNLSNQTNGIYQLQIFIILALIYWAFVLLIEWGFRTIAHRYQKVLG, from the coding sequence ATGACCATTACAAAAATCATGAGCGTCATCCTCCGGGGCTTCCCGGTGACGCTAACCCTGTTACTAGTTTCGTTTATTCTGGCTTCCCTATTAGGGGTGGCGCTGGGGTGGCTGTACTTACGGAAAAACGGCTTACTCAGTGGTCTTGCACGTGTTTACTTAGGAATTGTTCGCGGGACGCCTCCCTTGTTAATGTTGTTACTCAGCTACTATGGGTTACCTGCGTTACTGAAGGGAGTGGGGATCAACATTGATGGTTGGTCCAAAATGACCTTCGGAATTATCGGACTGATGGTCGGATGGAGTGCTTATTTAGCCGAAGCTTTCCGGAGTGCTTACCTAGCCGTAGATCAGGGGCAATTAGAGGCGGCGCTAGCAGTTGGAATTACTCCACGGCGGGCCTTCTTTCGGATCATTGTTCCCCAGGCTGCGTTGATAGCCTTACCGAACATCGAGAACTTGTTTATTGGCTTGGTAAAGGGGACTTCCTTGGTCTATGTATTGGGACTTTACGATATGTATAACGAAGCGTCCAACCTCTCTAATCAGACGAATGGGATTTACCAGTTACAAATATTTATCATCTTAGCGTTGATATACTGGGCCTTTGTCTTGTTAATCGAATGGGGCTTTCGAACGATTGCCCACCGCTATCAGAAGGTCTTAGGGTAG
- a CDS encoding RelA/SpoT family protein, giving the protein MSQTKELTHEDVKNMVAKYMNEEHVALVERAYHFAAVAHQGQVRKSGEPYIIHPIQVAGILAELKMDPETVCAGYMHDLVEDTGATLDDIKELFGPTIAMIVDGDTKISKIHYKSNKEQMAETHRKLLLAMSKDIRVMIVKLADRLHNMRTLKHLRPDKQRRISNETLEIYAPIADRLGISTIKWELEDLSLRYLNPQQYYRIVHLMNSRRDQRIDYISAAIKVVKTAIADLDLGPNVEIYGRPKHIYSVYRKMVTQHKQFSQIYDLLAIRVVVDSIKDCYAVLGAIHTSWTPMPGRFKDYIAMPKANGYQSLHTTVIGPEGRPLEIQIRTHQMHEVAEYGVAAHWAYKEGKTNGVDQASQDSKKLNVVKEILELRSESNGTDEFMQGIQSDVFADKVYAFTPKGDAIEMPKGAGPLDMAYQIHTEVGNHTTGAKVNGRIIPLNYEIKNGDIVDILTSSSSAGPSRDWMDLVSTRRARNKIRQFFRTHDREENVIEGRRIMEQQLRDAGYEPAELMVSDKEEEIAGKLHYKTADDMYAALGFGDIAPIGLRNRFTEDIRKHKEEEKQNAAQKAILEGHKTLEQEPPTRQKVAKSSEGVVVEGVDNLLTRLSHCCSPVPGDAIVGYITKGRGVSVHRADCPNIKAAEKSGQRVVSVYWANPAGDKTNYNADIEVEGYNRNGLLNDIIRAINNNTRYLTSINGRIDHNKMATISATVGVRNFQHLQLIMDSLKNLPDVYVVKRVIH; this is encoded by the coding sequence ATGTCGCAGACAAAGGAATTAACGCACGAAGACGTCAAAAACATGGTTGCCAAGTACATGAATGAGGAGCACGTGGCCCTAGTGGAGCGGGCCTACCACTTCGCAGCCGTTGCCCACCAGGGCCAGGTTCGCAAGTCCGGTGAACCCTACATCATTCATCCAATCCAAGTCGCCGGAATCCTGGCCGAATTAAAGATGGACCCGGAAACGGTGTGTGCCGGCTACATGCATGATTTGGTGGAGGATACCGGCGCCACTTTGGATGACATCAAGGAACTGTTCGGGCCGACGATTGCCATGATCGTCGACGGCGACACCAAGATCTCCAAGATCCACTACAAGTCCAACAAGGAACAGATGGCCGAAACCCACCGGAAGTTGTTGCTCGCCATGAGCAAGGACATCCGGGTGATGATCGTCAAGTTGGCCGACCGCCTGCACAACATGCGGACCTTAAAGCACTTGCGCCCGGATAAGCAACGGCGCATCTCCAACGAAACGCTGGAAATCTACGCCCCGATTGCCGACCGGCTGGGGATTTCAACCATCAAATGGGAGCTAGAAGACCTATCGTTGCGCTACTTAAACCCGCAACAGTACTACCGGATCGTCCACTTGATGAACTCCCGGCGCGACCAGCGGATTGACTACATCAGCGCCGCTATCAAGGTCGTGAAAACGGCGATCGCCGACCTCGACCTCGGCCCCAACGTTGAAATCTACGGGCGCCCCAAGCACATCTACTCTGTCTACCGCAAGATGGTCACCCAGCACAAGCAGTTCTCCCAGATTTACGACCTGCTGGCGATCCGGGTGGTCGTCGATTCGATTAAGGATTGCTACGCCGTATTAGGGGCGATCCACACTTCCTGGACCCCGATGCCGGGCCGGTTTAAGGACTACATCGCCATGCCAAAGGCTAACGGCTACCAATCCCTGCACACCACCGTGATTGGGCCCGAGGGCCGGCCGCTGGAAATCCAGATCCGGACCCACCAAATGCACGAGGTCGCCGAATACGGGGTCGCCGCCCACTGGGCCTACAAGGAGGGCAAGACCAACGGGGTCGATCAAGCCAGCCAGGATTCCAAGAAGCTCAACGTGGTCAAGGAAATCCTCGAGTTGCGGAGCGAGTCTAACGGTACCGACGAGTTCATGCAGGGGATCCAATCCGACGTCTTCGCCGATAAGGTTTACGCCTTTACGCCGAAGGGCGACGCCATCGAAATGCCGAAGGGCGCCGGACCGTTAGACATGGCCTACCAAATTCACACCGAAGTTGGGAACCACACCACCGGGGCCAAGGTCAATGGTCGGATCATACCGCTCAACTACGAGATCAAAAACGGTGACATCGTCGACATTTTAACCTCGTCGTCATCGGCTGGGCCGAGCCGCGACTGGATGGACCTGGTCTCCACCCGGCGGGCCCGCAACAAGATCCGCCAGTTCTTCCGCACCCACGACCGCGAGGAAAACGTGATCGAGGGGCGCCGGATCATGGAACAACAGCTCAGGGACGCCGGCTACGAGCCAGCCGAGTTAATGGTCAGCGATAAGGAAGAAGAGATCGCCGGCAAGCTCCACTACAAGACCGCCGACGACATGTACGCCGCCCTGGGCTTTGGCGACATCGCCCCGATCGGCCTGCGGAACCGGTTTACCGAAGACATCCGTAAGCACAAGGAAGAAGAGAAGCAAAACGCCGCCCAAAAGGCAATTCTGGAAGGGCACAAGACCCTAGAACAGGAGCCGCCGACCCGCCAGAAGGTCGCTAAGTCTTCCGAAGGGGTGGTCGTCGAAGGGGTCGACAACCTCTTGACCCGCCTGTCGCACTGTTGCTCACCGGTGCCGGGCGACGCCATCGTCGGCTACATCACCAAGGGCCGCGGGGTCTCGGTGCACCGGGCCGACTGCCCCAACATCAAGGCGGCCGAAAAGAGCGGCCAGCGGGTCGTCTCCGTTTACTGGGCGAACCCAGCCGGCGACAAGACCAACTACAACGCCGATATTGAAGTTGAGGGCTACAACCGCAACGGCCTGCTCAATGACATCATCCGGGCGATTAACAACAACACCCGCTACTTGACGTCGATCAACGGTCGGATCGACCACAACAAGATGGCCACCATCTCGGCGACCGTCGGGGTGCGCAACTTCCAGCACCTCCAGTTGATCATGGATTCGTTAAAGAACCTGCCGGACGTGTACGTGGTCAAGCGGGTCATTCACTAG
- a CDS encoding amino acid ABC transporter permease: protein MFDTKFAVDSFSQIASVAPVTLLIAIVAAVVGLLLAILVAVVRERQVKVLAPIVAVIVSFVRGTPIIVQLYVVYYGLPQLLVVMKGWGWNTNPNGLPALVIAFTAFSLNVMANLSESIRSAYHAVDYGQYEAAVAVGMTPLRAIIQIVVPQLIANLIPNFTNIFLDLIKDTALVYNIGIVEIMGEANIISAIGFKYLETYVDALIIYIIICWFFAKLFQVIELIIRRSSSRAHH from the coding sequence ATGTTTGATACAAAATTCGCGGTTGATTCCTTCAGCCAAATTGCCTCTGTTGCTCCGGTAACGCTGTTAATTGCCATTGTCGCTGCTGTTGTCGGCTTACTGTTAGCGATTTTGGTAGCGGTGGTTCGAGAACGTCAGGTTAAAGTGCTAGCCCCAATCGTGGCGGTGATTGTTTCCTTTGTTCGGGGAACGCCGATCATCGTTCAACTATACGTTGTTTACTATGGGTTGCCACAATTATTAGTAGTAATGAAGGGGTGGGGGTGGAATACTAACCCGAATGGCCTACCAGCTCTGGTAATCGCCTTTACCGCCTTTTCATTAAACGTAATGGCCAATCTATCGGAAAGCATTCGTTCCGCCTACCATGCTGTTGACTACGGTCAGTATGAAGCGGCGGTGGCGGTGGGGATGACGCCGCTACGAGCGATAATTCAAATCGTCGTTCCGCAGTTAATCGCTAATTTGATTCCCAATTTCACTAATATCTTCTTGGACCTGATTAAGGATACCGCATTGGTATACAACATTGGGATTGTTGAAATTATGGGGGAAGCCAATATTATTTCCGCTATCGGGTTTAAGTACTTAGAAACTTACGTAGATGCGTTAATCATTTACATTATCATTTGCTGGTTCTTTGCCAAGCTGTTCCAAGTAATTGAATTAATCATTCGGCGCTCGTCATCACGAGCTCACCACTAA